The following are encoded together in the Pseudomonas sp. IB20 genome:
- a CDS encoding DOPA 4,5-dioxygenase family protein, with product MQRIKGYHAHIYFDASTIDQARRLCEDAAKLFPLRMGRVHERPVGPHPDWSCQLAFEPEYIGVVLPWLALHRDGLVVFLHPETGDDLKDHTDYAIWMGAMRELDLSVF from the coding sequence ATGCAACGTATCAAGGGCTACCACGCCCATATCTACTTCGACGCCAGCACCATCGACCAGGCGCGCAGGCTCTGCGAAGACGCGGCCAAGCTGTTTCCGCTGCGCATGGGCCGCGTGCATGAGCGCCCGGTGGGCCCGCACCCGGACTGGAGCTGCCAGCTGGCGTTCGAGCCGGAATACATCGGCGTGGTGTTGCCGTGGCTGGCCCTGCATCGCGACGGGCTGGTGGTGTTCCTGCACCCCGAGACCGGCGATGACTTGAAGGATCACACCGATTACGCGATCTGGATGGGGGCGATGCGCGAGCTGGATTTGTCTGTTTTTTAA
- a CDS encoding 2-dehydro-3-deoxygalactonokinase, which translates to MQAQLIALDWGTSSLRAYKLGPAGRVLEQRALGFGIMHLPSEPREIAGVRCSDGFELAFDAACGDWLDAEPGLPVIACGMVGSAQGWSEAAYRNTPVDVASLSQALHSVRSLRGVEVHIVPGVIEQVGLPNVMRGEETQVLGVLQGLAAQVLIGLPGSHSKWVEVADGCITHFDTFMTGELFAVLSKHSILGRTQKPSEHFQAEAFDRGVNVALSKDGQRGVLSTVFSARTLGLTAELAPDQQADYLSGLLIGHELAGLPEHAKHKPIVLVGNAPLCARYQRALALCGFAHVSLAQEASEHGLWQLAVAAGLTQPVLEA; encoded by the coding sequence ATGCAGGCGCAATTGATCGCGCTCGACTGGGGGACCAGCTCCCTTCGTGCTTATAAACTCGGCCCAGCCGGCAGGGTGCTCGAACAGCGCGCGCTGGGGTTCGGCATCATGCACCTGCCCAGCGAACCCCGGGAGATTGCTGGCGTGCGTTGCAGCGATGGCTTCGAGTTGGCGTTCGATGCAGCTTGCGGCGACTGGCTGGATGCCGAGCCCGGCCTACCGGTGATCGCCTGTGGCATGGTCGGCAGCGCCCAAGGCTGGAGCGAAGCGGCCTATCGCAATACGCCGGTTGATGTCGCCAGCCTCAGCCAGGCCCTGCACTCCGTACGCAGCCTGCGCGGTGTGGAGGTGCATATCGTGCCCGGCGTGATCGAACAGGTCGGCTTGCCCAACGTGATGCGCGGTGAAGAAACCCAGGTACTGGGCGTGCTGCAAGGTCTCGCTGCGCAGGTATTGATCGGCCTGCCCGGCAGCCATTCCAAATGGGTCGAGGTGGCGGATGGCTGCATCACACACTTTGACACCTTCATGACCGGCGAGCTGTTCGCGGTGCTGAGCAAGCACAGCATTCTGGGGCGTACGCAAAAGCCCTCCGAACACTTCCAGGCCGAGGCTTTTGATCGCGGCGTAAACGTGGCGCTCTCCAAAGACGGGCAGCGCGGCGTGCTCTCAACCGTGTTCAGCGCCCGCACCCTGGGGCTGACCGCCGAACTGGCCCCCGACCAGCAAGCGGATTACCTGTCCGGCCTGCTGATTGGCCATGAACTCGCCGGTTTGCCCGAGCACGCCAAACATAAACCCATCGTTCTGGTCGGTAACGCCCCGCTCTGCGCCCGCTACCAACGTGCCCTCGCCCTCTGCGGCTTCGCCCACGTCAGCCTGGCGCAAGAGGCCAGCGAACACGGCCTGTGGCAATTGGCAGTGGCCGCCGGGCTTACTCAACCTGTCTTGGAGGCCTGA
- the trpA gene encoding tryptophan synthase subunit alpha yields the protein MSRLQTRFAQLKEQNRAALVTFVTAGDPGYDTSLAILKGLPAAGADVIELGMPFTDPMADGPAIQLANIRALEAKQNLAKTLQMVREFRQDNNDTPLVLMGYFNPIHKYGVPQFITDAKEAGVDGLIVVDMPPEHNGELCDPAQAAGIDFIRLTTPTTDDVRLPTVLNGSSGFVYYVSVAGVTGAGAATLEHVEEAVTRLRRHTDLPISIGFGIRTPEQAAAIARLADGVVVGSALIDHIANAKNDQQAIDGVLSLCAALSEGVRNARK from the coding sequence ATGAGCCGCCTGCAAACCCGCTTTGCGCAGCTGAAAGAACAAAACCGCGCCGCCCTGGTGACCTTCGTCACCGCCGGCGACCCGGGTTATGACACCTCGCTGGCGATCCTCAAGGGCTTGCCCGCAGCCGGCGCCGATGTGATCGAGTTGGGCATGCCCTTCACCGACCCGATGGCCGACGGCCCAGCCATCCAACTGGCCAACATTCGCGCGCTGGAAGCCAAGCAGAACCTGGCCAAAACCCTGCAAATGGTTCGCGAGTTCCGCCAAGACAACAACGACACGCCACTGGTGTTGATGGGCTACTTCAACCCGATCCACAAATACGGCGTGCCGCAGTTCATCACTGACGCCAAAGAAGCCGGCGTGGACGGCCTGATCGTGGTCGACATGCCGCCTGAACATAACGGCGAGCTGTGCGACCCGGCCCAGGCGGCGGGCATCGACTTCATCCGCCTGACCACGCCGACCACCGATGACGTGCGCCTGCCGACCGTGCTGAACGGCAGCTCCGGCTTTGTGTACTACGTGTCGGTGGCCGGTGTGACCGGTGCTGGCGCCGCCACCTTGGAACACGTCGAAGAAGCCGTGACTCGCCTGCGTCGGCATACCGACCTGCCGATCAGCATTGGTTTTGGTATTCGCACGCCAGAACAGGCAGCCGCCATCGCGCGCTTGGCCGATGGTGTGGTGGTGGGTTCGGCACTGATCGACCACATCGCCAATGCCAAAAATGATCAGCAGGCAATTGATGGCGTGTTGAGCTTGTGCGCGGCGTTGTCGGAAGGTGTCCGTAACGCCCGTAAGTAA
- a CDS encoding MFS transporter has product MQPESFTGQASLVTPSRKRFFIMVLLFITVVINYLDRSNLSIAAPALTSELGIDPVHVGLIFSAFGWTYAAMQIPGGWLVDRVPPRILYTVALLLWSIATVMLGFAASFIALFVLRMAVGALEAPAYPINSRVVTTWFPERERATAIGVYTSGQFVGLAFLTPVLAWLQHAFGWHMVFVATGGVGILWALVWYAVYREPKDFKGANAAEIELIREGGGLVDMQAQATKAPFSWVDLGIVLSKRKLWGIYLGQFCLNSTLWFFLTWFPTYLVKYRGMDFIKSGLLASLPFLAAFVGVLCSGIFSDWLIRRGASVGFARKLPIIAGLLISTAIIGANYVDSTAWVIAFLAVAFFGNGLASITWSLVATLAPARLLGLTGGVFNFIGNLSAITTPIVIGFLASGDSFAPAITYIAVLALLGALSYVLLVGKVERIELNE; this is encoded by the coding sequence ATGCAACCTGAGTCCTTCACCGGGCAGGCTTCTTTAGTCACGCCCAGCAGAAAGCGTTTCTTCATCATGGTGCTGCTGTTTATCACCGTGGTGATCAACTACCTCGACCGCAGCAACCTGTCGATTGCCGCCCCGGCATTGACCAGCGAGCTGGGCATCGACCCGGTGCACGTCGGGCTGATCTTCTCCGCCTTCGGCTGGACCTACGCCGCCATGCAGATCCCCGGCGGCTGGTTGGTGGATCGGGTGCCACCGCGCATTCTCTACACCGTCGCCCTGCTGTTGTGGTCGATTGCCACCGTGATGCTCGGGTTTGCCGCCAGCTTCATCGCGCTGTTTGTGCTGCGCATGGCGGTCGGCGCCTTGGAAGCACCGGCCTACCCGATCAACAGCCGTGTGGTCACCACTTGGTTTCCTGAGCGCGAGCGCGCCACGGCGATTGGCGTTTATACGTCGGGGCAGTTTGTCGGGCTGGCGTTTCTCACGCCGGTGTTGGCGTGGCTGCAGCACGCGTTTGGCTGGCACATGGTGTTTGTCGCCACCGGTGGCGTCGGCATTCTGTGGGCACTGGTGTGGTACGCGGTGTACCGCGAGCCGAAGGATTTCAAAGGTGCCAACGCCGCTGAAATCGAGCTGATCCGTGAAGGCGGTGGTTTGGTGGATATGCAGGCGCAAGCCACCAAGGCGCCGTTCAGTTGGGTCGACCTGGGCATCGTGCTGAGCAAGCGCAAGCTGTGGGGCATCTACCTGGGGCAGTTCTGCCTGAACTCCACGCTGTGGTTTTTCCTGACGTGGTTTCCGACCTACCTGGTGAAATATCGCGGGATGGACTTCATCAAGTCCGGCCTGCTGGCGTCGCTGCCCTTCCTGGCGGCGTTTGTGGGCGTGCTGTGTTCGGGGATTTTTTCTGACTGGCTGATTCGCCGGGGCGCATCGGTAGGCTTTGCGCGCAAGCTGCCGATCATTGCCGGGTTGCTGATTTCCACGGCGATCATTGGTGCCAACTATGTGGACTCAACGGCGTGGGTGATTGCGTTCCTTGCAGTGGCATTTTTCGGCAATGGCCTGGCGTCGATCACCTGGTCACTGGTGGCCACCCTGGCACCGGCGCGCCTGCTGGGGCTGACCGGTGGGGTGTTCAACTTTATCGGCAACCTGTCAGCAATAACCACGCCGATTGTGATTGGCTTTTTGGCCAGTGGTGATTCGTTCGCGCCGGCGATTACCTACATTGCGGTGCTGGCGTTGCTGGGGGCGCTGTCCTACGTGTTGCTCGTAGGCAAAGTCGAACGCATCGAACTGAATGAATAA
- a CDS encoding choline sulfate utilization transcriptional regulator translates to MYEALGDLSLDLLRAFEAAARHRSFTAAAMDMGTTQPAISQQIKRLEEQLGLRLFDRIYRGIELTDAGALLFEHVQGGLQAINHGLSVITQQDQHEVLQVATDFAFAAYWLMPRLHRFHAANPQVDVSLVTSQRNHATLRSDIDVAVLFGDGRFKQGDSLWLFNEEAFPVCSPQLLKDRTTPLTVQTLQDYPLLHLRQENNSQWFDWNGIFRELGITTAPTPGQLRFDNYTLLIQAAIAGQGVAIGWRHLVDNLLEQEWLCRPISDTVISRFGYYVVQPQRKRRGQLVERFVDWLVAEQASNVQSLTGLALPSIAV, encoded by the coding sequence ATGTATGAAGCCCTCGGCGATTTATCCCTCGACCTGCTGCGCGCTTTCGAGGCCGCGGCGCGCCACCGCAGCTTTACCGCTGCCGCGATGGACATGGGCACTACCCAACCGGCCATCAGCCAGCAGATCAAGCGCTTGGAAGAACAGCTTGGGCTGCGTTTGTTTGATCGGATCTACCGGGGCATCGAGCTGACCGACGCGGGCGCGCTGTTATTCGAGCACGTCCAGGGCGGCTTGCAGGCCATCAACCACGGCCTGAGCGTGATCACCCAGCAGGACCAGCATGAAGTGCTGCAAGTGGCCACCGACTTCGCCTTCGCCGCCTACTGGCTGATGCCGCGTCTGCACCGCTTCCACGCCGCCAACCCGCAAGTGGACGTCAGCCTGGTCACCAGCCAGCGCAACCACGCGACCTTGCGCAGCGATATCGATGTGGCGGTGCTGTTTGGCGACGGCCGCTTCAAGCAAGGCGACAGCCTGTGGCTGTTCAACGAGGAAGCGTTTCCGGTGTGCAGCCCGCAACTGCTCAAGGACCGCACCACGCCGCTGACCGTGCAGACGTTGCAGGACTACCCCTTGCTGCACCTGCGCCAGGAAAACAACAGCCAGTGGTTCGATTGGAACGGCATATTTCGCGAGCTGGGCATTACCACCGCACCCACACCCGGCCAGTTGCGCTTCGACAACTACACCCTGCTGATCCAGGCCGCCATTGCTGGCCAGGGCGTGGCCATCGGCTGGCGCCACCTGGTGGATAACTTGCTGGAACAGGAGTGGCTGTGCCGGCCGATCAGCGACACGGTGATCTCGCGCTTCGGTTACTACGTGGTGCAGCCGCAGCGCAAACGCAGGGGGCAATTGGTCGAGCGCTTTGTCGACTGGCTGGTGGCCGAGCAAGCCAGCAACGTGCAGTCGCTGACTGGGCTGGCCCTGCCGTCGATTGCGGTCTAG
- a CDS encoding 2-dehydro-3-deoxy-6-phosphogalactonate aldolase, producing MLKQALAHNGLIAILRGVRPDEAEAIGQVLYQAGFRVIEVPLNSPDPYTSIRTLRDSLPADCLIGAGTVLTPAQVEQVKAAGGKVIVMPHSDAKVLRAAKAAGLYLSPGVATPTEAFAALAEGADVLKLFPAEQMGPGVIKAWLAVLPTGTLLLPVGGVTPDNMQVYFDAGAKGFGLGSGLFKPGMSVDQVASSAQAYVAAWNALN from the coding sequence ATGCTCAAGCAAGCACTCGCACACAACGGTTTGATCGCAATCCTGCGCGGCGTACGGCCAGACGAAGCCGAGGCGATTGGCCAGGTGCTCTATCAGGCCGGCTTTCGCGTGATCGAAGTGCCGCTCAATTCGCCGGACCCTTACACCAGCATCCGCACCCTGCGCGACAGCCTGCCCGCCGATTGCCTGATCGGCGCAGGCACGGTGTTGACGCCTGCGCAGGTCGAGCAGGTCAAAGCCGCCGGCGGCAAAGTGATCGTCATGCCCCACAGCGATGCCAAGGTGCTGCGCGCAGCGAAAGCGGCGGGCTTGTACCTGTCGCCGGGTGTGGCCACGCCCACCGAAGCCTTCGCCGCACTGGCCGAAGGCGCCGACGTGTTGAAGCTGTTCCCGGCTGAGCAAATGGGCCCGGGTGTAATCAAGGCGTGGCTGGCGGTACTGCCGACGGGCACGTTGTTGCTGCCGGTGGGCGGTGTGACCCCGGACAACATGCAGGTGTATTTCGACGCGGGCGCCAAGGGCTTCGGCTTGGGTTCCGGGTTGTTCAAGCCGGGCATGTCCGTGGATCAAGTGGCGAGCAGTGCCCAGGCGTATGTCGCTGCCTGGAACGCGTTGAACTGA
- a CDS encoding anti-virulence regulator CigR family protein, which translates to MKMPKSLIAGLGVLMLGASALVQAAPPDQRGDGDGPGRGGPQGQHEQRGDDHRGPQNNRRGPPQDFGPVRQIIHDNHGQFSRGAPPPPNLRLVRGQPLPRGYYGERLDNRALARLPVYQGYEWRRSGPDVVLIAVGTGIVYEILDGVLN; encoded by the coding sequence ATGAAAATGCCTAAAAGCTTGATCGCTGGCCTCGGCGTGCTGATGCTCGGTGCGAGTGCCTTGGTGCAGGCCGCGCCCCCTGACCAACGCGGTGATGGCGATGGCCCTGGCCGTGGCGGCCCGCAAGGCCAACACGAGCAACGTGGCGACGACCATCGCGGCCCGCAGAACAATCGCCGCGGCCCGCCTCAGGACTTCGGCCCGGTGCGGCAGATCATCCACGACAACCACGGCCAGTTCTCCCGTGGTGCACCGCCACCACCGAATCTACGCCTGGTGCGCGGCCAGCCACTGCCACGTGGTTACTATGGCGAACGCCTGGACAACCGCGCCCTGGCGCGCCTGCCGGTTTACCAAGGTTACGAATGGCGCCGCTCCGGGCCAGACGTGGTGTTGATCGCGGTGGGCACGGGCATCGTCTACGAGATTTTGGACGGCGTGCTCAACTAA
- the dgoD gene encoding galactonate dehydratase: MKITKLTTFIVPPRWCFLKVETDQGVTGWGEPVVEGRAHTVAAAVEELSDYLIGKDPRNIEDIWTVLYRGGFYRGGAVHMSALAGIDQALWDIKGKALGVSVSDLLGGQVRDKIRVYSWIGGDRPADTARAAKEAVARGFTAVKMNGTEELQFVDSFEKVDLALANVAAVRDAVGPNVGIGVDFHGRVHKPMAKVLMKELDPYKLMFIEEPVLSENYEALKELAPLTSTPIALGERLFSRWDFKRVLSEGYVDIIQPDASHAGGITETRKIANMAEAYDVALALHCPLGPIALAACLQLDAVCYNAFIQEQSLGIHYNESNDLLDYVRDPGVFDYDKGFVKIPNGPGLGIEINEEYVIERAAIGHRWRNPIWRHADGSFAEW; encoded by the coding sequence ATGAAAATCACTAAACTGACGACCTTCATCGTCCCGCCGCGCTGGTGCTTCCTTAAGGTCGAAACCGACCAAGGCGTGACCGGCTGGGGTGAGCCCGTAGTCGAGGGCCGCGCCCACACCGTGGCCGCTGCCGTCGAAGAACTTTCCGACTACCTGATCGGCAAAGACCCACGCAATATCGAAGACATCTGGACAGTGCTCTACCGCGGCGGCTTCTACCGTGGCGGCGCGGTGCACATGAGTGCCCTCGCCGGTATCGACCAGGCGCTGTGGGACATCAAGGGCAAGGCGCTGGGCGTCTCGGTCAGCGACCTGCTCGGCGGCCAAGTGCGCGACAAGATCCGCGTGTATTCGTGGATCGGCGGCGATCGGCCGGCCGACACTGCGCGTGCTGCCAAAGAGGCGGTGGCGCGTGGTTTTACCGCGGTGAAAATGAACGGCACCGAAGAACTGCAGTTCGTCGACAGCTTCGAAAAAGTCGACCTGGCCCTGGCCAACGTCGCCGCCGTACGCGATGCGGTGGGCCCTAACGTCGGCATCGGCGTCGACTTCCATGGCCGCGTGCACAAGCCCATGGCCAAGGTGCTGATGAAAGAGCTCGACCCGTACAAACTGATGTTTATCGAAGAGCCGGTGCTCAGCGAAAACTACGAAGCGCTCAAAGAACTGGCGCCGCTGACCAGCACGCCGATTGCCTTGGGCGAGCGGCTGTTCTCGCGCTGGGACTTCAAGCGCGTGCTCAGCGAAGGTTACGTCGACATCATCCAGCCGGACGCCTCCCACGCCGGAGGCATCACCGAAACCCGCAAGATCGCCAACATGGCCGAAGCCTACGACGTGGCCCTGGCCCTGCACTGCCCGCTCGGCCCGATTGCCCTGGCGGCGTGCCTGCAACTGGACGCGGTTTGTTACAACGCGTTTATCCAGGAGCAAAGCCTGGGCATTCACTACAACGAGAGCAACGACCTGCTCGACTACGTGCGCGACCCTGGCGTGTTCGACTATGACAAGGGCTTCGTGAAGATCCCCAACGGGCCAGGCTTGGGTATTGAGATCAACGAGGAATATGTGATCGAGCGTGCGGCCATCGGCCACCGCTGGCGCAACCCGATCTGGCGCCATGCCGATGGCAGCTTTGCCGAGTGGTAA